The Phaenicophaeus curvirostris isolate KB17595 chromosome 15, BPBGC_Pcur_1.0, whole genome shotgun sequence genome window below encodes:
- the LOC138727231 gene encoding protocadherin alpha-13-like gives MGACRGPAVRVLVLVLQAAWALVGGQVRYSVPEEAKVGTVVGRVAQELGLEAGEAEARRLRLVSQGRRASVEVSGASGALVVSGRLDREELCGKSAPCALRLEVLLERPLRVFHVELEVTDINDNAPLFPAARKNLSIPELNTVPGSRFPLEGASDADIGANAQLSYSLSPSEHFKIEEENSNSRSKSLFLVLTKPLDRETVPVHRLVLTASDGGRPPLSGTMELVISVLDVNDNAPQFNQSVYNALLPEDALVGTLVARLLATDPDLGIYGEVIYEMETLVPPPGSDIFSIDSMHGEIRLRGALDFETVPFYDLHIKAKDKGNPPLSGHCKVVVEVLDVNDNAPEVRVTSLSVPVPEDASVGTVVALLSVWDRDSGSNGRVRCSVGPASPFGLVSAVPGSYSLVVREALDRERVSEYEVEVRAEDGGSPALVGSRRVRVPVSDVNDNAPAFAQAVYTVLARENNAAGAELARVRARDPDEAGNGRVRYSLWEGGVGGAGGSGGGVVSASSYVSVEAESGRVWALRPLDYEEVQVLEFEVRAVDAGEPSLCGNATVQVWVLDENDNAPALLPAAGVGAGAGASGWASSGSEFWGSSSGASSGALWAWAAWGAPAGQVVAKIRAVDADSGYNAWLRYEVREPRGKGPFRVGLYSGEVSTARALEEADGPRQRLVIVVRDHGEPARSATATLSVSLGEGGEAVSGAGSSGSGLRAASGAEGGSAASGLSSLSLSSSTNAWLVAAICAVSGLLVVAVVLCGAWRWAPRAGTLSGRGPATLVCASQVGSWSYSQRQSRSLCVAEGVGKSDLMVFSPNCPPPPGAAAKETQPEPPALLDTASKCLILDGFNIDLILDMCR, from the exons atggGCGCGTGTCGGGGTCCGGCGGTGCgggtgctggtgctggtgctgcaggcGGCGTGGGCGCTGGTCGGCGGGCAGGTGCGCTACTCGGTGCCGGAGGAAGCGAAGGTGGGGACGGTGGTGGGGCGTGTGGCGCAGGAGCTGGGCCTGGAGGCGGGCGAGGCGGAGGCGCGGCGGCTGCGGCTGGTGTCGCAGGGCCGGCGGGCGAGCGTGGAGGTGAGCGGGGCGAGCGGGGCGCTGGTGGTGAGCGGGCGGCTGGACCGGGAGGAGCTGTGCGGGAAGAGCGCGCCGTGCGCCCTGCGCCTGGAGGTGCTGCTCGAGCGGCCGCTGCGCGTCTTCCACGTGGAGCTGGAGGTCACCGACATCAACGACAACGCCCCGCTCTTCCCCGCCGCCCGCAAGAACCTCAGCATCCCGGAGTTAAACACCGTGCCGGGGTCTCGCTTCCCGCTGGAGGGCGCGTCGGATGCGGATATCGGAGCGAACGCGCAGCTCTCGTACTCGCTCAGCCCCAGCGAGCACTTTAAAATAGAAGAAGAGAACAGTAACTCGCGGAGTAAATCGCTGTTTCTGGTTCTGACGAAACCTCTGGACCGTGAGACGGTTCCCGTGCACCGTTTGGTGCTGACGGCGAGTGACGGGGGCCGGCCGCCTCTGTCGGGCACGATGGAGCTGGTGATCTCGGTGCTGGATGTAAACGACAACGCGCCCCAGTTCAACCAGTCGGTGTACAACGCTCTTTTACCCGAAGATGCCTTAGTGGGGACACTGGTGGCTCGGTTGCTTGCCACGGATCCAGACTTGGGTATATATGGAGAAGTGATTTATGAAATGGAAACTCTTGTTCCTCCCCCCGGCTCCGATATATTCAGTATAGATTCTATGCACGGGGAGATTCGACTCAGGGGCGCCCTGGATTTTGAGACAGTTCCTTTCTACGACCTACATATTAAGGCGAAAGACAAGGGCAATCCCCCTCTGTCGGGGCACTGCaaggtggtggtggaggtgctggacgtgaacgacaacgcgcccgaGGTGCGGGTGACGTCGCTGTCGGTGCCGGTGCCGGAGGACGCGTCGGTGGGGACGGTGGTGGCGCTGCTGAGCGTGTGGGACCGGGACTCGGGGTCGAACGGGCGCGTGCGGTGCTCGGTGGGGCCGGCGTCGCCGTTCGGTCTGGTGTCGGCGGTGCCGGGGTCGTACTCGCTGGTGGTGCGTGAGGCGCTGGACCGGGAGCGCGTGTCGGAGTACGAGGTGGAGGTGCGTGCGGAGGACGGCGGGTCGCCGGCGCTGGTCGGGAGCAGGCGGGTGCGGGTGCCGGTGTcggacgtgaacgacaacgcgccgGCGTTCGCGCAGGCCGTGTACACGGTGCTGGCGCGGGAGAACAACGCGGCGGGCGCGGAGCTGGCTCGGGTGCGGGCGCGGGACCCGGACGAGGCGGGCAACGGTCGCGTTCGGTACTCGTTGTGGGAGGGCGGCGTCGGGGGCGCGGGAGGGTCGGGCGGGGGTGTGGTTTCGGCGTCGAGCTACGTGTCGGTGGAGGCGGAGAGCGGTCGCGTGTGGGCGCTGCGGCCGCTGGACTACGAGGAGGTGCAGGTGCTGGAGTTCGAGGTGCGGGCGGTGGACGCGGGGGAGCCGTCGCTGTGCGGCAACGCGACGGTGCAGGTGTGGGTGTTGGAcgagaacgacaacgcgccGGCGCTGCTGCCGGCCGCGGGCGTCGGGGCGGGCGCCGGGGCGTCGGGCTGGGCGTCGTCGGGCTCGGAGTTTTGGGGCTCGTCGTCGGGAGCGTCGTCGGGGGCGCTGTGGGCGTGGGCGGCGTGGGGGGCGCCGGCGGGGCAGGTGGTGGCCAAGATCCGCGCGGTGGACGCGGACTCGGGCTACAACGCGTGGCTGCGCTACGAGGTGCGGGAGCCGCGAGGGAAGGGCCCGTTCCGCGTGGGGCTGTACAGCGGCGAGGTGAGCACGGCGCGGGCGCTGGAGGAGGCGGACGGCCCGCGGCAGAGGCTGGTGATCGTGGTGCGGGACCACGGGGAGCCGGCGCGCTCGGCCACGGCCACGCTGAGCGTGTCGCTGGGGGAGGGCGGCGAGGCGGTGTCGGGCGCGGGGTCATCGGGGTCGGGGCTGCGGGCGGCATCGGGCGCGGAGGGCGGCTCGGCGGCATCGGGGTTGTCGTCGTTGTCTTTGTCGTCATCGACGAACGCGTGGCTGGTGGCGGCCATCTGCGCGGTGTCGGGGCTGTTGGTGGTGGCGGTGGTGCTGTGCGGGGCGTGGCGGTGGGCGCCGCGGGCGGGCACGCTGTCGGGGCGCGGGCCGGCGACGCTGGTGTGTGCCAGCCAAGTGGGGAGCTGGTCGTACTCGCAGCGGCAGAGCCGGAGCCTGTGCGTGGCGGAGGGCGTGGGCAAGAGCGACCTGATGGTGTTCAGCCCCAACTGCCCCCCGCCGCCCGGCGCCGCGGCCAAGGAGACGCAGCCGGAGCCACCCGCTCTGCTGGACACG GCATCCAAGTGTCTGATTTTGGATGGATTCAATATCGACCTGATTTTGGATATGTGTAGGTGA
- the LOC138727232 gene encoding protocadherin alpha-2-like has product MGACRGPAVRVLVLVLQAAWALVGGQVRYSVPEEAKVGTVVGRVAQELGLEAGEAEARRLRLVSQGRRASVEVSGASGALVVSGRLDREELCGKSAPCALRLEVLLERPLRVFHVELEVTDINDNAPLFPAARKNLSIPELNTVPGSRFPLEGASDADIGANAQLSYSLSPSEHFKIEEENSNSRSKSLFLVLTKPLDRETVPVHRLVLTASDGGRPPLSGTMELVISVLDANDNAPQFNQSVYNVHVPEDALEETLVARLNATDPDVGVNQEVIYKIDTIVPPSGSDVFSIDAKSGEIRLTGSLDFEAVPFFVLHVKATDQGTPPLSGHCKVELEVLDVNDNAPEVRVTSLSVQVPEDASVGTVVALLSVWDRDSGSNGRVRCSVRPASPFGLVSAVPGSYSLVVREALDRERVSEYEVEVRAEDGGSPALVGSRRVRVPVSDVNDNAPAFAQAVYTVLARENNAAGAELARVRARDPDEAGNGRVRYSLWEGGVGGAGGSGGGVVSASSYVSVEAESGRVWALRPLDYEEVQVLEFEVRAVDAGEPSLCGNATVQVWVLDENDNAPALLPAAGVGAGAGASGWASSGSEFWGSSSGASSGALWAWAAWGAPAGQVVAKIRAVDADSGYNAWLRYEVQEPRGKGPFRVGLYSGEVSTARALEEADGPRQRLVIVVRDHGEPARSATATLSVSLGEGGEAALGAGSSGPGLRAASGTEGGSAASGLSSLSSLSSSTNAWLVAAICAVSGLLVVAVVLCGAWRWAPRAGALSGRGPATLVCASQVGSWSYSQRQSRSLCVAEGAGKSDLMVFSPNCPPPPGAAAKETQPEPPALLDTVSAAPSLASRPGPRRPCPLLALVSRGLGLSWWEPV; this is encoded by the coding sequence atggGCGCGTGTCGGGGTCCGGCGGTGCgggtgctggtgctggtgctgcaggcGGCGTGGGCGCTGGTCGGCGGGCAGGTGCGCTACTCGGTGCCGGAGGAAGCGAAGGTGGGGACGGTGGTGGGGCGTGTGGCGCAGGAGCTGGGCCTGGAGGCGGGCGAGGCGGAGGCGCGGCGGCTGCGGCTGGTGTCGCAGGGCCGGCGGGCGAGCGTGGAGGTGAGCGGGGCGAGCGGGGCGCTGGTGGTGAGCGGGCGGCTGGACCGGGAGGAGCTGTGCGGGAAGAGCGCGCCGTGCGCCCTGCGCCTGGAGGTGCTGCTCGAGCGGCCGCTGCGCGTCTTCCACGTGGAGCTGGAGGTCACCGACATCAACGACAACGCCCCGCTCTTCCCCGCCGCCCGCAAGAACCTCAGCATCCCGGAGTTAAACACCGTGCCGGGGTCTCGCTTCCCGCTGGAGGGCGCGTCGGATGCGGATATCGGAGCGAACGCGCAGCTCTCGTACTCGCTCAGCCCCAGCGAGCACTTTAAAATAGAAGAAGAGAACAGTAACTCGCGGAGTAAATCGCTGTTTCTGGTGCTGACGAAACCTCTGGACCGTGAGACGGTTCCCGTGCACCGTTTGGTGCTGACGGCGAGTGACGGGGGCCGGCCGCCTCTGTCGGGCACGATGGAGCTGGTGATCTCGGTGCTGGACGCGAACGACAACGCGCCCCAGTTCAACCAGTCGGTGTACAACGTCCATGTGCCAGAAGACGCCTTAGAGGAAACGCTGGTGGCTCGGCTGAATGCCACGGATCCGGACGTGGGTGTGAATCAAGAAGTGATTTATAAAATAGATACTATTGTTCCTCCTTCAGGTTCCGATGTATTCAGCATCGATGCTAAAAGCGGTGAGATCAGACTGACGGGCTCCCTGGACTTTGAGGCCGTTCCTTTTTTTGTCCTACACGTTAAGGCGACAGACCAGGGAACACCACCTCTGTCGGGCCACTGCAaggtggagctggaggtgctggacgtgaacgacaacgcgcccgaGGTGCGGGTGACGTCGCTGTCGGTGCAGGTGCCGGAGGACGCGTCGGTGGGGACGGTGGTGGCGCTGCTGAGCGTGTGGGACCGGGACTCGGGGTCGAACGGGCGCGTGCGGTGCTCGGTGCGGCCGGCGTCGCCGTTCGGTCTGGTGTCGGCGGTGCCGGGGTCGTACTCGCTGGTGGTGCGTGAGGCGCTGGACCGGGAGCGCGTGTCGGAGTACGAGGTGGAGGTGCGTGCGGAGGACGGCGGGTCGCCGGCGCTGGTCGGGAGCAGGCGGGTGCGGGTGCCGGTGTcggacgtgaacgacaacgcgccgGCGTTCGCGCAGGCCGTGTACACGGTGCTGGCGCGGGAGAACAACGCGGCGGGCGCGGAGCTGGCTCGGGTGCGGGCGCGGGACCCGGACGAGGCGGGCAACGGTCGCGTTCGGTACTCGTTGTGGGAGGGCGGCGTCGGGGGCGCGGGGGGGTCGGGCGGGGGTGTGGTTTCGGCGTCGAGCTACGTGTCGGTGGAGGCGGAGAGCGGTCGCGTGTGGGCGCTGCGGCCGCTGGACTACGAGGAGGTGCAGGTGCTGGAGTTCGAGGTGCGGGCGGTGGACGCGGGGGAGCCGTCGCTGTGCGGCAACGCGACGGTGCAGGTGTGGGTGTTGGAcgagaacgacaacgcgccGGCGCTGCTGCCGGCCGCGGGCGTCGGGGCGGGCGCCGGGGCGTCGGGCTGGGCGTCGTCGGGCTCGGAGTTTTGGGGCTCGTCGTCGGGAGCGTCGTCGGGGGCGCTGTGGGCGTGGGCGGCGTGGGGGGCGCCGGCGGGGCAGGTGGTGGCCAAGATCCGCGCGGTGGACGCGGACTCGGGCTACAACGCGTGGCTGCGGTACGAGGTGCAGGAGCCGCGGGGGAAGGGCCCGTTCCGCGTGGGGCTGTACAGCGGCGAGGTGAGCACGGCGCGGGCGCTGGAAGAGGCGGACGGCCCGCGGCAGAGGCTGGTGATCGTTGTGCGGGACCACGGGGAGCCGGCGCGCTCGGCCACGGCCACGCTGAGCGTGTCGCTGGGGGAGGGCGGCGAGGCGGCTTTGGGCGCGGGGTCATCGGGGCCGGGTCTGCGGGCGGCGTCGGGCACGGAGGGCGGCTCGGCGGCGTCGGGGTTGTCGTCGTTGTCTTCGTTGTCGTCGTCGACGAACGCGTGGCTGGTGGCGGCCATCTGCGCGGTGTCGGGGCTGTTGGTGGTGGCGGTGGTGCTGTGCGGGGCGTGGCGGTGGGCGCCGCGGGCGGGCGCGCTGTCGGGGCGCGGGCCGGCGACGCTGGTGTGCGCCAGCCAAGTGGGGAGCTGGTCGTACTCGCAGCGGCAGAGCCGGAGCCTGTGCGTGGCGGAGGGCGCGGGCAAGAGCGACCTGATGGTGTTCAGCCCCAACTGCCCCCCgccgcccggcgccgccgccaaGGAGACGCAGCCGGAGCCGCCCGCTCTGCTGGACACGGTCAGTGCTGCTCCCTCTCTGGCCTCTCGCCCGGGTCCCCGACGCCCCTGTCCCCTTCTGGCCCTTGTGTCCCGCGGGCTGGGCTTATCCTGGTGGGAGCCTGTTTGA
- the LOC138727233 gene encoding protocadherin alpha-2-like, producing MKRERRVKTRRWHGKNGQEKKHKREGGRESRRKTRRERKGRTEEGKKGGKKRIYGTKSSAGPERARLVLSTRCRCRLSPGGGGRGGAEPGCERGGAARGGQERRSGRAGGGGSRAGPGRAAAAMGACRGPAVRVLVLQAAWALVGGQVRYSVPEEAKVGTVVGRVAQELGLEAGEAEARRLRLVSQGRRASVEVSGASGALVVSGRLDREELCGKSAPCALRLEVLLERPLRVFHVELEVTDINDNAPLFPAARKNLSIPELNTVPGSRFPLEGASDADIGANAQLSYSLSPSEHFTLDVKSADEEGKFVFLVLTKPLDRETVPVHRLLLTASDGGRPPLSGTMELVISVLDANDNAPQFNQSVYKVQLPESAAEGTLVMRVNATDTDEGVNKEFSYSILSSIPAGKRDLFTIDPKTGEIRLTGTLDFEEVRSYQIQIEARDSGTPPLSGHCSVELEVLDENDNAPEVRVTSLSVPVPEDASVGTVVALLSVWDRDSGSNGRVRCSVRPASPFGLVSAVPGSYSLVVREALDRERVSEYEVEVRAEDGGSPALVGSRRVRVPVSDVNDNAPAFAQAVYTVLARENNAAGAELARVRARDPDEAGNGRVRYSLWEGGVGGAGGSGGGVVSASSYVSVEAESGRVWALRPLDYEEVQVLEFEVRAVDAGEPSLCGNATVQVWVLDENDNAPALLPAAGVGAGAGASGWASSGSEFWGSSSGALWAWAAWGAPAGQVVAKIRAVDADSGYNAWLRYEVREPRGKGPFRVGLYSGEVSTARALEEADGPRQRLVIVVRDHGEPARSATATLSVSLGEGGEAALGAGSSGSGLRAASGAEGGSAASGLSSLSSLSSSTNAWLVAAICAVSGLLVVAVVLCGAWRWAPRAGTLSGRGPATLVCASQVGSWSYSQRQSRSLCVAEGVGKSDLMVFSPNCPPPPGAAAKETQPEPPALLDTVSAAPSLASRPGPRRPCPLLALVSTVFCGLGGRWWEVG from the coding sequence atgaaaagagaaaggagagtgAAGACTCGGAGATGGCATGGCAAGAACGGACAGGAGAAGAAACATAAAAGAGAAGGCGGCCGAGAGAGCAGACGGAAGaccagaagagaaaggaaaggaagaacggaggaaggaaagaaaggcgGAAAGAAACGAATCTATGGAACCAAAAGCAGCGCGGGTCCGGAGCGGGCTCGGCTGGTGCTGAGCACACGGTGTCGCTGCAGGCTCAGCCCCGGCGGGGGCGGTCGGGGCGGCGCAGAGCCCGGCTGTGAGCGcgggggggcggcgcggggcgggcagGAGAGGCGGTCGGGGCGtgcgggcggcggcgggagccGTGCGGGgcccgggcgggcggcggcggcgatggGCGCGTGTCGGGGTCCGGCGGTGCgggtgctggtgctgcaggcGGCGTGGGCGCTGGTCGGCGGGCAGGTGCGCTACTCGGTGCCGGAGGAAGCGAAGGTGGGGACGGTGGTGGGGCGTGTGGCGCAGGAGCTGGGCCTGGAGGCGGGCGAGGCGGAGGCGCGGCGGCTGCGGCTGGTGTCGCAGGGCCGGCGGGCGAGCGTGGAGGTGAGCGGGGCGAGCGGGGCGCTGGTGGTGAGCGGGCGGCTGGACCGGGAGGAGCTGTGCGGGAAGAGCGCGCCGTGCGCCCTGCGCCTGGAGGTGCTGCTCGAGCGGCCGCTGCGCGTCTTCCACGTGGAGCTGGAGGTCACCGACATCAACGACAACGCCCCGCTCTTCCCCGCCGCCCGCAAGAACCTCAGCATCCCGGAGTTAAACACCGTGCCGGGGTCTCGCTTCCCGCTGGAGGGCGCGTCGGATGCGGATATCGGAGCGAACGCGCAGCTCTCGTACTCGCTCAGCCCCAGCGAGCACTTTACTTTGGATGTTAAATCCGCAGATGAAGAGGGGAAATTTGTGTTCCTGGTTCTGACGAAACCCCTGGACCGTGAGACGGTTCCCGTGCACCGTTTGTTGCTGACGGCGAGTGACGGGGGCCGGCCGCCTCTGTCGGGCACGATGGAGCTGGTGATCTCGGTGCTGGACGCGAACGACAACGCACCCCAGTTCAACCAGTCGGTGTATAAAGTGCAGCTGCCGGAGAGCGCTGCAGAGGGGACGCTGGTGATGCGCGTGAACGCTACGGATACGGATGAGGGTGTTAATAAGGAGTTTTCCTATAGTATCCTGAGCTCGATTCCTGCTGGGAAGAGAGATCTTTTCACCATTGACCCCAAGACGGGGGAGATCCGTCTCACGGGAACCCTGGACTTTGAAGAAGTCCGTTCCTACCAGATACAAATCGAAGCGAGAGATAGCGGGACTCCCCCTCTATCTGGTCACTGCAGTGTAGAGCTGGAAGTGCTGGAcgagaacgacaacgcgcccgaGGTGCGGGTGACGTCGCTGTCGGTGCCGGTGCCGGAGGACGCGTCGGTGGGGACGGTGGTGGCGCTGCTGAGCGTGTGGGACCGGGACTCGGGGTCGAACGGGCGCGTGCGGTGCTCGGTGCGGCCGGCGTCGCCGTTCGGTCTGGTGTCGGCGGTGCCGGGGTCGTACTCGCTGGTGGTGCGTGAGGCGCTGGACCGGGAGCGCGTGTCGGAGTACGAGGTGGAGGTGCGTGCGGAGGACGGCGGGTCGCCGGCGCTGGTCGGGAGCAGGCGGGTGCGGGTGCCGGTGTcggacgtgaacgacaacgcgccgGCGTTCGCGCAGGCCGTGTACACGGTGCTGGCGCGGGAGAACAACGCGGCGGGCGCGGAGCTGGCTCGGGTGCGGGCGCGGGACCCGGACGAGGCGGGCAACGGTCGCGTTCGGTACTCGTTGTGGGAGGGCGGCGTCGGGGGCGCGGGAGGGTCGGGCGGGGGTGTGGTTTCGGCGTCGAGCTACGTGTCGGTGGAGGCGGAGAGCGGTCGCGTGTGGGCGCTGCGGCCGCTGGACTACGAGGAGGTGCAGGTGCTGGAGTTCGAGGTGCGGGCGGTGGACGCGGGGGAGCCGTCGCTGTGCGGCAACGCGACGGTGCAGGTGTGGGTGTTGGAcgagaacgacaacgcgccGGCGCTGCTGCCGGCCGCGGGCGTCGGGGCGGGCGCCGGGGCGTCGGGCTGGGCGTCGTCGGGCTCGGAGTTTTGGGGCTCGTCGTCGGGGGCGCTGTGGGCGTGGGCGGCGTGGGGGGCGCCGGCGGGGCAGGTGGTGGCCAAGATCCGCGCGGTGGACGCGGACTCGGGCTACAACGCGTGGCTGCGCTACGAGGTGCGGGAGCCGCGAGGGAAGGGCCCGTTCCGCGTGGGGCTGTACAGCGGCGAGGTGAGCACGGCGCGGGCGCTGGAGGAGGCGGACGGCCCGCGGCAGAGGCTGGTGATCGTGGTGCGGGACCACGGGGAGCCGGCGCGCTCGGCCACGGCCACGCTGAGCGTGTCGCTGGGGGAGGGCGGCGAGGCGGCTTTGGGCGCGGGGTCATCGGGGTCGGGGCTGCGGGCGGCGTCGGGCGCGGAGGGCGGCTCGGCGGCATCGGGGTTGTCGTCGTTGTCTTCGTTGTCGTCGTCGACGAACGCGTGGCTGGTGGCGGCCATCTGCGCGGTGTCGGGGCTGTTGGTGGTGGCGGTGGTGCTGTGCGGGGCGTGGCGGTGGGCGCCGCGGGCGGGCACGCTGTCGGGGCGCGGGCCGGCGACGCTGGTGTGTGCCAGCCAAGTGGGGAGCTGGTCGTACTCGCAGCGGCAGAGCCGGAGCCTGTGCGTGGCGGAGGGCGTGGGCAAGAGCGACCTGATGGTGTTCAGCCCCAACTGCCCCCCgccgcccggcgccgccgccaaGGAGACGCAGCCGGAGCCGCCCGCTCTGCTGGACACGGTCAGTGCTGCTCCCTCTCTGGCCTCTCGCCCGGGTCCCCGACGCCCCTGTCCCCTTCTGGCCCTTGTTTCCACTGTTTTCTGTGGTCTGGGTGGGCGCTGGTGGGAGGTGGGCTGA